One genomic segment of Catalinimonas alkaloidigena includes these proteins:
- a CDS encoding sigma-54-dependent transcriptional regulator has translation MSDKPLVLVIDDDPSFCSLLKSFLSKNDYKVEEAHTAREGLRAVYDHNFDLVLIDYRLPDLDGLELLKNIKKKYFHLPVIIMTNYANIRTAVDAMKLGAFEYVTKPINPDEILLTIGNALKSVHENSSSPNAKEAEKPKSPSPSFRFVEGNSPLAKQVKKHIDLVGPTNLSVIVQGESGTGKEYVSRKIHEKSERRKKPFVALDCGALSEDLAGSELFGHLKGSFTGALQDKMGQFQAANGGTLFLDEIGNLSYDIQVKLLRAIQERTIRQIGSNKNLDVDVRLIVATNENLDQAVKEGEFREDLYHRLNEFQIKVPALRERKADIPEFVDHFLNQSNHELGKEVKGIEPEVLEKLEEYHWPGNIRELKNVIRRAVLLTTGEKMSLETLPPEIISPVSNEMEQQNHTSSVNPHNPDLKAIQEKTEKALIEETLIKVKYNKTLAAKMLNIDRKTLYNKLKRYNLD, from the coding sequence ATGAGCGATAAACCTCTAGTACTAGTAATAGATGACGACCCTTCTTTTTGTTCTTTGTTAAAATCTTTTTTATCAAAGAATGACTACAAAGTAGAAGAAGCCCATACGGCAAGAGAGGGGCTGAGGGCTGTATACGATCATAATTTTGACCTGGTTTTGATAGACTATCGCCTACCCGATCTGGATGGTTTAGAGTTATTGAAAAATATTAAGAAGAAGTATTTTCATCTGCCTGTCATTATCATGACTAATTACGCCAATATCAGAACAGCGGTAGATGCGATGAAGTTAGGTGCATTTGAATATGTGACTAAACCGATCAATCCGGATGAAATTCTGCTGACAATTGGTAATGCACTCAAGTCTGTGCATGAAAATTCTAGCAGTCCAAATGCCAAAGAAGCTGAAAAACCTAAGTCTCCTTCCCCTTCGTTTAGGTTTGTGGAAGGTAACAGCCCGCTCGCAAAGCAGGTGAAAAAACACATTGACCTGGTGGGACCTACTAACCTGTCGGTAATAGTGCAGGGCGAAAGCGGGACCGGTAAAGAGTATGTGTCACGAAAAATTCATGAAAAAAGTGAACGCAGGAAGAAGCCTTTTGTAGCCCTGGATTGTGGAGCACTTTCCGAAGATCTGGCCGGCAGTGAGCTTTTCGGTCATTTAAAAGGCTCGTTTACTGGGGCATTACAAGACAAGATGGGCCAGTTCCAGGCCGCAAATGGAGGTACCCTGTTCTTAGATGAAATAGGTAACCTGTCTTACGACATTCAGGTTAAATTACTGCGAGCAATTCAGGAGCGTACGATACGTCAGATAGGAAGTAATAAAAATCTAGATGTAGATGTAAGGCTTATCGTTGCTACCAACGAAAACCTTGACCAAGCCGTAAAAGAAGGGGAATTTCGGGAAGATCTGTATCACAGGCTTAATGAATTTCAAATTAAGGTGCCTGCCTTGAGAGAAAGGAAAGCTGATATCCCAGAGTTTGTAGATCACTTCTTAAATCAGTCTAATCATGAGCTGGGAAAAGAAGTAAAGGGAATAGAGCCTGAAGTTTTAGAAAAACTGGAGGAGTATCACTGGCCAGGTAATATCAGAGAGCTTAAGAATGTCATTCGTCGGGCTGTGCTGCTTACTACTGGAGAAAAGATGTCTCTAGAAACGCTACCTCCTGAAATTATCAGTCCTGTTAGTAATGAAATGGAGCAACAAAACCACACTTCATCAGTGAATCCACACAATCCTGACCTAAAAGCAATACAGGAAAAAACCGAGAAAGCACTGATAGAAGAAACCCTTATTAAGGTAAAATATAATAAAACATTGGCCGCCAAGATGCTTAATATTGACCGCAAAACACTTTATAATAAACTAAAGCGGTACAATCTTGACTAA
- the panB gene encoding 3-methyl-2-oxobutanoate hydroxymethyltransferase — MSVHPSESKSGKLKRVTTHQLQMMKNRGEKIAMLTAYDYSMARVLDQAGIDVILVGDSASNVMAGHETTLPITLDQMIYHASSVVRGIQRAFILVDIPFGSYQGNSSEALRSAIRIMKESGAHGVKVEGGEEIQQSVERIVKAGVPVMGHLGLTPQSIYQFGTYTVRAKEKAEAEKLMKDAKILEESGCFGLVLEKVPADLAREVSQHITIPTIGIGAGSGTDGQVLVVHDMLGITKDFQPRFLRRYADLNTIMESAVKNYIKDVKDTQFPNDDESY; from the coding sequence ATGTCAGTACACCCATCAGAAAGCAAGAGTGGCAAGCTAAAAAGGGTCACTACGCATCAGCTACAAATGATGAAAAATCGCGGGGAAAAAATAGCTATGCTAACCGCATATGATTATTCCATGGCTCGTGTGCTTGATCAGGCTGGCATTGATGTGATACTTGTTGGTGATTCTGCATCAAATGTCATGGCAGGACATGAGACTACTTTGCCCATCACACTGGATCAAATGATCTATCATGCATCATCTGTAGTAAGAGGCATTCAGCGAGCTTTCATCCTCGTGGATATACCTTTTGGCAGCTATCAGGGCAACTCATCTGAAGCGCTACGCTCTGCTATCCGAATTATGAAAGAATCCGGAGCACATGGCGTAAAGGTGGAAGGAGGAGAAGAAATACAACAATCGGTGGAGAGAATAGTAAAGGCAGGTGTGCCGGTGATGGGGCATCTGGGCCTTACCCCACAATCCATTTATCAATTTGGAACTTATACAGTAAGAGCCAAAGAAAAAGCTGAAGCAGAAAAATTGATGAAGGACGCAAAAATTTTAGAAGAGAGCGGCTGTTTTGGTCTTGTTCTTGAAAAAGTACCTGCCGACCTGGCAAGGGAAGTCTCTCAGCATATAACAATACCTACCATAGGCATTGGTGCGGGTAGCGGAACTGATGGTCAAGTTCTGGTGGTACATGATATGTTAGGCATCACTAAAGATTTTCAGCCTCGCTTTCTCAGGCGTTATGCTGACCTGAACACTATTATGGAATCAGCAGTAAAAAACTATATTAAAGACGTGAAAGATACGCAGTTTCCCAATGATGATGAGAGCTACTAA
- a CDS encoding P1 family peptidase has product MWKPLFTLFIFFLFFNIHNIKAQNRTLRSYGVSIGVLPTGENNAITDVSGVLVGHKTLIEGSSVRTGVTAIIPHSDNIFQYKVPAAIYIGNGFGKLAGYSQVEELGNLETPIVLTNTLNVATGINALVQYTLGLAGNEDVRSVNAVVGETNDGYLNDIRGQHVKEEDVFTALEQAASGPVAQGNVGAGTGTRCFAYKGGIGTSSRVVSKKNGGYTVGVLVQANFGGILHIKGLPIEQLMNKTKKEPAQKDTDGSCMMVVATDAPLDSRNLKRLAKRAMLGLARTGGIASNGSGDYVIAFSTAESLRIPYKTDSDLLDMEVLSNDNISSLFLATIEATEEAIYNALFTAETLSGHLGEVNALPEEKVIQLIDEHGLLK; this is encoded by the coding sequence ATGTGGAAACCCCTTTTTACACTTTTTATCTTTTTCCTCTTTTTTAACATCCATAATATAAAAGCGCAAAACCGCACGCTCCGATCCTATGGTGTAAGCATAGGGGTACTGCCTACAGGTGAAAATAATGCAATTACTGATGTGAGTGGCGTGCTGGTAGGCCATAAAACCCTGATTGAAGGAAGTAGCGTAAGAACTGGTGTAACGGCTATCATCCCACATTCAGACAATATTTTTCAATACAAAGTCCCTGCTGCTATCTACATTGGTAATGGGTTCGGTAAACTTGCCGGATATTCTCAGGTTGAAGAATTAGGAAATCTGGAAACCCCTATTGTGCTTACAAATACACTGAATGTCGCAACTGGAATCAATGCACTGGTACAATATACGCTGGGGCTGGCTGGGAATGAAGACGTTCGCTCGGTCAATGCCGTAGTTGGTGAGACCAATGACGGATACCTGAATGACATTCGTGGTCAACATGTGAAAGAGGAAGATGTATTTACTGCCCTTGAACAGGCAGCTTCCGGTCCTGTAGCCCAGGGCAATGTGGGTGCTGGTACCGGCACCCGTTGCTTTGCGTACAAAGGAGGCATCGGTACCTCCTCCCGGGTGGTTTCTAAAAAAAACGGGGGATATACTGTGGGAGTATTGGTACAAGCTAACTTTGGTGGCATACTCCATATTAAAGGTCTTCCTATTGAGCAGCTGATGAATAAAACCAAGAAAGAGCCTGCCCAAAAAGACACGGATGGCTCCTGCATGATGGTAGTAGCTACTGATGCTCCCCTGGATAGCAGAAACCTGAAAAGATTAGCCAAAAGAGCAATGCTGGGGCTTGCCCGTACAGGCGGTATTGCTTCCAATGGTAGTGGAGATTATGTAATTGCCTTTTCCACTGCCGAAAGTTTAAGAATCCCCTACAAAACAGATAGCGATCTGCTTGATATGGAGGTACTGAGCAATGATAACATCAGCTCACTGTTTCTGGCTACTATTGAAGCCACCGAAGAGGCCATCTACAATGCTCTATTTACGGCTGAAACCTTAAGCGGGCATCTTGGAGAAGTAAATGCATTGCCTGAAGAAAAAGTGATTCAGCTAATTGATGAGCATGGGCTCCTCAAATGA
- a CDS encoding DUF5916 domain-containing protein: MSKTFIALLAFSFFMLFGVNVYANDDFPKDFFATRINSSPKIDGILDDEVWQHVLCPASGFTQRSPNPGKAPSAPTEVSVLYDNSSIYIGAVLYDVSADSIMREFTSRDYSGFSDVFGVYFDTYDDDINAFEFIVSAAGVQFDRRWTAMGSDRSWNAGWLSAVSIDETNWYVEMEIPLSALRFPKTPIQEWGVNFRRTIRRKNEHNYWNKIDPQVNGFVNQFGRLSGITNIKSPIRLSVSPYLSTYVDHYTGDAENPSQLNKRINGGMDLRYGINDAFTLDMILVPDFGQVVSDNKVLNLSPFEVQFNENRQFFKEGTELFEKGGYFYSRRVGGKPLLYDNVDDDLGKNEEVLSNPQESSLINATKISGRTSKGLGLGVFNGLTREMHAVIKDNETGESRKVLSDPLTNYNVIALDQNLKNNSYISFVNTNVIRQGAYYDANLTGTAFRLANKGNRYAVYGRGAISQKYGLDDGRNEFGHSYSLSVAKTGGNLRASLTNYVESDTFDPNDLGFLRANNEIRTSANIGYNIYEPFWQFLDLYTDLDFTYSRLYEPSVFTNFNMEARVRGTLSNFMDFSFNYAAAPTKRYDYFEPRVDGRYIVEPSYNQLRFYLRSDNRNRFVIGSSVSYTDYDFEDQESLYLSLSPSIRINNKLAFSTYLSLSNSQSNIGYADHEDDLITFGKRDINTINNIFNTKYTFNNKMGLTFRMRHYWSAAEYEEFYTLGEEGQLLDSDYSGNEDRNYNAFNIDMVYSYTFAPASEISIVWKNNIASDEEFVRPGYLKNVETLGNLPQSNSISVRVLYFIDYSMLMKKLNADKKIG, translated from the coding sequence ATGTCAAAGACATTCATTGCCTTATTGGCTTTTTCGTTTTTTATGCTTTTTGGAGTTAACGTGTACGCTAACGATGATTTCCCTAAAGACTTTTTCGCTACACGTATTAATAGTTCTCCAAAAATTGACGGAATACTGGATGATGAAGTTTGGCAGCATGTGCTTTGTCCGGCAAGTGGATTTACTCAACGAAGCCCTAATCCGGGAAAAGCCCCTTCTGCTCCTACTGAGGTAAGTGTACTATATGATAATTCATCTATTTACATAGGTGCTGTATTGTACGATGTATCTGCCGACAGTATCATGCGGGAATTTACCAGCCGTGATTATAGCGGTTTTTCAGATGTTTTTGGAGTGTATTTTGATACTTATGATGATGATATTAACGCATTTGAGTTTATCGTATCAGCTGCCGGGGTCCAGTTTGACCGTCGCTGGACAGCTATGGGCTCAGATAGAAGCTGGAACGCAGGTTGGTTGAGCGCAGTAAGCATAGATGAAACTAACTGGTACGTAGAAATGGAAATTCCTCTTTCCGCACTGCGTTTTCCAAAAACCCCCATTCAAGAGTGGGGGGTCAATTTTCGTCGTACGATCCGTCGTAAAAACGAACACAATTACTGGAATAAAATTGACCCGCAAGTCAACGGATTTGTGAACCAATTTGGCCGCCTTAGTGGTATCACCAATATCAAGTCTCCTATACGTTTGTCAGTATCTCCCTATCTTTCAACATATGTAGATCACTATACCGGCGACGCTGAAAATCCCTCGCAACTAAATAAACGTATTAATGGAGGAATGGACCTTCGTTACGGTATCAATGATGCTTTCACCCTGGATATGATACTGGTCCCAGACTTTGGTCAGGTTGTTTCAGATAATAAAGTATTAAACCTATCTCCCTTTGAAGTTCAGTTTAACGAAAACCGACAATTCTTTAAAGAAGGCACTGAGCTATTTGAAAAAGGGGGATATTTCTATTCCAGAAGGGTTGGGGGCAAGCCCTTGCTGTATGATAATGTTGATGACGATTTAGGTAAAAACGAAGAGGTGCTCAGTAACCCTCAGGAAAGTTCTTTGATCAATGCTACCAAAATCTCCGGCCGTACAAGTAAAGGTCTGGGCTTAGGCGTATTTAATGGGCTTACCCGCGAAATGCATGCGGTTATCAAAGACAATGAAACAGGAGAGAGCAGAAAAGTCCTTTCTGATCCCTTGACCAATTATAATGTGATTGCACTGGACCAGAATCTAAAAAATAATTCTTACATAAGCTTTGTGAACACCAATGTGATTCGTCAGGGAGCATATTATGATGCCAATCTAACTGGTACAGCTTTTCGCCTTGCCAACAAGGGAAATCGCTATGCTGTATACGGAAGAGGAGCCATTAGCCAGAAGTATGGACTGGATGATGGACGTAATGAATTTGGTCACTCCTATTCATTATCTGTTGCTAAAACCGGCGGTAACCTACGTGCAAGTCTGACGAATTATGTTGAGAGCGACACTTTTGACCCAAATGACCTGGGCTTTTTAAGGGCCAATAATGAGATACGTACTTCTGCAAATATAGGCTATAACATATACGAGCCGTTTTGGCAGTTCCTTGACTTATATACAGACCTGGATTTTACCTACAGCAGATTATATGAGCCTTCCGTATTCACAAATTTTAATATGGAAGCCCGGGTACGAGGCACATTAAGCAACTTTATGGATTTCAGTTTCAATTATGCAGCTGCTCCTACCAAGCGTTATGATTATTTTGAGCCTCGTGTGGACGGCCGCTATATTGTGGAGCCTTCATATAATCAGCTTAGATTTTACCTGAGATCAGATAACCGAAATCGTTTTGTGATCGGAAGTTCGGTAAGTTATACCGATTACGATTTTGAAGATCAAGAAAGTCTGTATTTGAGCCTGAGTCCTAGTATCAGAATCAATAATAAACTTGCTTTTTCTACCTATCTCAGCCTGAGTAACAGTCAAAGTAATATCGGCTATGCCGATCATGAAGATGATCTGATCACTTTTGGAAAACGTGATATCAACACCATCAATAATATCTTTAATACCAAATATACCTTTAATAATAAGATGGGCTTAACCTTCAGAATGAGACATTACTGGTCGGCTGCAGAATACGAAGAGTTTTATACCCTGGGTGAAGAAGGCCAGCTTTTAGACAGTGATTATTCTGGCAATGAAGATAGAAATTACAATGCTTTTAATATTGACATGGTCTATAGTTATACCTTTGCCCCTGCCAGTGAAATTAGCATTGTCTGGAAAAATAACATTGCCAGTGATGAGGAGTTTGTAAGGCCCGGGTATTTAAAGAACGTGGAAACTCTGGGTAATCTGCCTCAAAGCAACAGTATCTCAGTAAGGGTCCTTTATTTTATTGATTACTCTATGCTCATGAAAAAACTAAACGCAGATAAAAAAATAGGCTGA
- a CDS encoding TonB-dependent receptor plug domain-containing protein: protein MKETSLILSVVLSLSFFTQAQTLKVVDITTSQGIPEVVVYSSDRTFFLQTNTSGEVYLANFTNSDSLYFQHPAYQDLALTLERIRKADFVVSMREKVIQMEEAVITVNRWEQKKAEIPHQIVSMKPSDIAFENPQTAADLLDRTGQVFVQKSQLGGGSPMLRGFAANAVLIVVDGVRMNNAIFRGGNLQNVINIDPTIIEEAEVVFGPGSVIYGSDALGGVMDFHTRTPAYASSDSFETETSAMVRYASANQEKTGHIDVSLKGKRLSSLTSFSYSDFDDLRAGSQHSEQYPDFGKRYNYVVRARGEDSLVNNPDVNVQVPSAYRQLNLMQKLRYRLTDKIDLVYGLIYSTTSDIPRYDRLIVYDENGLPEDAEWYYGPQKWAMHSIKARLYDKNPFFDEAKLTLAYQGFEESRNDRGFQRSELRRRVENVNAYTLNFDADKVFNQFHHLFYGIEVVHNTVASEALRENLNTGALEPSSTRYPDGGSDYSTAAFYLNHKWNFNKRFTLNTGLRYSGVCLTSRFTDSSFYKFPYDEINLKTGAMSGSAGLVFRPAEGWQLNFLLSSGFRAPNLDDVGKVFDSEPGNVVVPNPNLGPEYSYNVEIGASKSVENKFRVEGVVYYSSLRDAMVRRNFSFNGMDSIVYDGEMSRVQAIVNAGEAYVFGFSMNATYSILSELALYATLTYTTGRDLEEDAALRHAAPTFGSTAIKYQSGKFIGEFNIRYNGAIVYQDLAPSEQNKPYLYTEEGALSWYTLNLTTSYQLNQYIQISGGLENILDKHYWPYSSGIGAPGRNFVVSLRTMF from the coding sequence ATGAAAGAAACGTCCTTAATATTATCAGTCGTTCTAAGCTTATCTTTTTTCACTCAGGCACAAACACTTAAAGTCGTGGACATTACTACTTCCCAAGGGATTCCAGAGGTTGTGGTATACTCATCTGACAGGACATTTTTTCTTCAAACTAATACCTCCGGAGAAGTGTATTTGGCTAATTTTACCAATTCGGATTCATTGTATTTTCAACATCCTGCATACCAAGATCTTGCACTGACCTTGGAGCGTATAAGAAAAGCAGACTTCGTGGTAAGTATGCGTGAGAAAGTGATTCAGATGGAAGAAGCAGTTATCACTGTAAACCGTTGGGAGCAGAAGAAAGCAGAAATTCCTCATCAAATCGTTTCCATGAAACCCTCTGATATAGCGTTTGAAAATCCTCAGACGGCCGCCGATTTATTAGACAGAACCGGGCAGGTGTTTGTACAGAAAAGTCAGTTGGGAGGTGGAAGCCCCATGCTCAGAGGTTTTGCTGCCAATGCTGTACTGATTGTAGTGGATGGTGTAAGGATGAATAACGCTATTTTTAGAGGTGGAAATTTGCAGAATGTCATCAATATTGATCCGACTATCATTGAAGAAGCCGAAGTAGTGTTTGGTCCCGGTTCGGTAATATACGGAAGCGATGCTCTGGGAGGAGTGATGGACTTTCATACGCGCACTCCTGCTTACGCAAGCAGCGATTCATTTGAAACAGAGACTTCAGCAATGGTAAGATACGCTTCTGCCAACCAAGAGAAAACGGGTCATATCGATGTTAGCCTCAAAGGCAAGCGGCTAAGTTCGTTAACGTCTTTTTCTTACAGTGACTTCGATGATTTACGTGCGGGCAGCCAGCATTCAGAGCAGTATCCTGATTTTGGAAAACGTTACAATTATGTAGTCCGTGCTCGGGGAGAAGATTCATTAGTGAATAATCCCGATGTAAATGTACAGGTCCCCTCTGCTTACAGGCAGCTTAATCTGATGCAGAAATTGCGTTACCGGCTGACAGATAAAATTGATTTGGTTTATGGTTTGATTTACAGCACTACATCAGACATTCCGCGCTATGATCGCCTGATCGTATATGATGAAAATGGCTTACCTGAAGATGCTGAATGGTATTATGGGCCGCAAAAATGGGCGATGCATTCTATAAAAGCCCGCCTTTATGATAAGAACCCTTTTTTTGATGAAGCCAAGCTTACCCTGGCTTACCAGGGGTTTGAAGAAAGCCGTAACGACAGAGGTTTTCAGCGTAGCGAGCTAAGACGCAGAGTGGAAAATGTAAATGCTTACACTTTAAATTTTGATGCTGATAAAGTATTCAACCAGTTTCATCATCTTTTTTATGGGATAGAAGTTGTTCATAATACAGTGGCATCTGAGGCATTGCGTGAAAATCTGAATACAGGAGCCCTTGAACCAAGTTCAACCCGCTATCCGGATGGCGGAAGCGACTATTCTACTGCTGCATTCTACCTTAACCACAAATGGAATTTTAATAAAAGGTTCACTTTAAACACAGGCTTGAGGTATAGTGGTGTGTGTTTAACATCGCGCTTCACCGATAGTTCTTTTTATAAGTTTCCCTACGATGAAATTAACTTAAAAACTGGTGCAATGAGTGGAAGTGCCGGTCTGGTTTTTCGTCCTGCTGAAGGTTGGCAGTTGAATTTTCTTCTATCCTCAGGTTTTCGTGCGCCTAATCTAGACGATGTAGGTAAAGTTTTTGACTCAGAGCCAGGAAATGTGGTGGTCCCGAATCCAAACCTTGGGCCGGAGTATAGTTATAATGTAGAAATAGGAGCCAGTAAAAGTGTGGAGAATAAGTTCAGGGTAGAAGGAGTCGTGTATTATTCCTCACTTAGGGATGCGATGGTGCGAAGAAACTTTAGTTTTAATGGTATGGATAGTATTGTCTATGATGGAGAAATGAGCCGTGTGCAGGCGATAGTCAATGCCGGTGAAGCTTATGTGTTTGGCTTTAGCATGAATGCTACTTACTCTATTCTGTCAGAACTTGCGTTATACGCTACACTAACGTATACAACAGGCAGAGATTTAGAAGAAGATGCTGCTTTAAGACATGCTGCACCTACCTTCGGAAGTACTGCAATAAAATACCAAAGCGGTAAATTCATAGGAGAATTTAACATCCGATATAATGGAGCAATTGTTTACCAGGACTTAGCACCTTCTGAGCAGAATAAACCCTATTTATATACAGAAGAGGGAGCATTATCATGGTACACACTGAATCTGACTACCAGCTATCAGCTTAACCAATACATTCAGATCAGTGGCGGATTAGAAAATATTCTGGACAAACATTATTGGCCTTATTCTTCGGGTATCGGGGCTCCAGGGAGAAACTTTGTTGTATCCTTGAGGACTATGTTTTGA
- a CDS encoding TonB-dependent receptor family protein: MKVFFTLFLISFTYIPFVLAQEEDSVETKLLNEITVIGYDANRKLLQTPGAVALITSQQITAFDQTSALPSINLIPGVRMEERSPGSYRIAVRGSTLRAPFGVRNIKVYWNNIPFTEPSGSTNFNLLDIINMGKIELIKGPAGSIYGAGTGGIINIQSESPQQAHDYIGAEAVLGSYGLQRYATTVNQVTDNGTYTFKYAHQEADGYRDHTALDRDVIELHGKFDLSERREVSANFLYSNLFYEIPGGLTLEQYNENPRQARPGNQFVLGSEEAEAGIDQEYLLFGLSHDYQWNDKLSNLTTIYGDFSFFENPFNLDYKRDSRMAGGGRTRFDYLTQVFGQETRFTLGGEIQAGTNVARNFENDYGDPGALNFDDELRSRQSLVFGRAEFELPKDFFLTLGVSRNHLNYDINRLVDNNLDSAYRVIKEFDPVWVPRIGVAKQFNSVAAHASISYGFSPPTIEDVRTNEGSINLGLNPEEGVNYEVGLRGNTLNGKLNFDISAFYFQLDETIVQQQSERGTVLFTNTGSTDQRGLETAFTYFALQQQSGFVSDLEFQLSYTLHDFVFKNYTKFEGEELQDYSGNDLTGVAPNILVFATTLKTNFGLYLNGSFNFTDEIPLNDANTVYADAYQLILLKAGYRATLSDDLDIEIFGGINNLLDEKYSLGNDLNAFGGRYYQPAPDRNFYAGLKFHLKY; the protein is encoded by the coding sequence ATGAAAGTTTTTTTTACCCTTTTTCTGATTTCATTTACTTATATCCCTTTTGTTCTTGCGCAAGAAGAAGACAGTGTAGAGACTAAATTACTGAATGAAATCACTGTTATTGGGTATGATGCCAACCGTAAACTCCTTCAGACACCGGGTGCAGTAGCCCTGATTACCTCTCAGCAGATCACTGCCTTTGATCAGACTTCAGCATTACCTTCCATCAATCTTATTCCCGGGGTACGTATGGAAGAACGCTCTCCCGGCAGTTACCGCATTGCCGTTCGTGGAAGCACGCTGAGAGCACCTTTTGGTGTAAGAAACATCAAAGTATACTGGAACAACATTCCTTTCACCGAACCTTCAGGCAGTACCAATTTCAACCTGTTGGATATTATTAATATGGGTAAAATCGAGCTCATCAAAGGACCGGCAGGAAGTATATACGGAGCAGGTACCGGGGGGATAATTAATATTCAAAGTGAAAGCCCCCAACAAGCACACGACTACATAGGCGCAGAGGCTGTGCTCGGTTCTTATGGTTTGCAACGCTATGCCACTACTGTCAATCAGGTTACGGATAATGGCACCTATACCTTCAAATATGCACATCAGGAAGCTGATGGCTATCGGGATCACACCGCGCTGGATAGGGATGTCATTGAATTGCATGGTAAATTTGACCTATCTGAAAGAAGAGAAGTATCAGCCAACTTTCTTTATTCCAACCTTTTTTATGAAATACCTGGAGGTCTTACGCTAGAGCAGTATAATGAAAACCCCAGACAGGCACGCCCCGGAAATCAGTTTGTGCTGGGTAGTGAAGAAGCAGAGGCAGGCATTGATCAGGAATACCTGCTTTTTGGCCTGAGCCACGACTATCAGTGGAATGATAAGCTGAGTAACCTGACTACAATATACGGGGATTTCAGCTTTTTTGAGAACCCTTTTAACCTGGACTATAAGCGCGATAGCCGCATGGCTGGTGGCGGACGTACCCGTTTTGATTATCTTACCCAGGTCTTCGGTCAGGAAACGCGCTTTACGCTGGGTGGAGAAATTCAGGCAGGTACCAATGTGGCCAGAAATTTTGAAAATGACTACGGTGATCCCGGCGCCCTCAACTTCGACGACGAACTCAGAAGCCGTCAGTCACTTGTGTTCGGAAGAGCTGAGTTTGAGTTACCCAAAGATTTCTTCCTGACCTTAGGCGTAAGTCGCAACCATCTGAACTATGACATTAACCGATTGGTAGATAACAATTTAGATTCAGCTTACAGAGTGATCAAAGAATTTGACCCGGTGTGGGTTCCTCGTATTGGCGTAGCAAAGCAATTTAATAGCGTAGCTGCTCATGCCAGCATCAGCTATGGATTCTCCCCTCCCACCATTGAAGATGTGCGTACCAATGAAGGAAGCATTAATTTAGGCCTAAATCCCGAAGAAGGCGTAAACTATGAAGTAGGGTTGAGAGGTAATACATTAAATGGTAAGCTCAATTTTGACATTAGCGCTTTTTACTTTCAGCTAGACGAAACCATTGTACAGCAGCAATCCGAGCGAGGTACTGTCTTGTTTACCAATACCGGCTCAACCGACCAGCGAGGCCTGGAAACAGCATTTACTTATTTTGCACTGCAACAGCAGTCTGGTTTTGTCAGCGATCTGGAGTTTCAGCTTTCATATACACTGCATGATTTTGTTTTTAAAAACTATACTAAGTTTGAAGGCGAGGAACTGCAAGATTACTCCGGAAATGACCTAACGGGGGTTGCCCCTAATATTCTGGTCTTCGCTACCACACTTAAAACGAATTTCGGGCTATATCTCAATGGATCATTCAATTTCACGGATGAGATCCCCCTCAATGATGCCAACACCGTTTATGCTGATGCTTATCAGTTGATTTTGCTCAAAGCGGGTTATCGCGCTACCCTTTCAGATGATCTGGATATTGAAATTTTCGGAGGTATAAATAACCTCCTTGACGAAAAATACAGCTTAGGGAATGACCTTAACGCATTTGGGGGGCGTTATTATCAACCCGCTCCTGATCGTAACTTTTATGCAGGTTTAAAATTTCACCTAAAGTACTAA
- a CDS encoding 3D domain-containing protein, which produces MKYFTRQHNFVIFIALVFLVSCAETKTVEVTATAYNSVEAQTKKGDPVTAAWGDQLKPGMKAIAVSRDLLEEEGFEHNTKVKIEGFPGTYRVLDKMNKRWTKRIDIYMGNNVEEAKEFGKQEVAISWKVD; this is translated from the coding sequence ATGAAATATTTTACCAGACAACATAATTTTGTCATCTTCATCGCTTTGGTTTTTCTGGTTTCCTGTGCAGAAACCAAAACGGTAGAAGTTACGGCTACCGCCTATAATTCTGTTGAGGCTCAAACCAAAAAAGGCGACCCTGTCACCGCTGCCTGGGGCGATCAACTCAAGCCTGGAATGAAAGCTATCGCTGTCTCTCGTGATTTGTTGGAGGAAGAAGGGTTTGAACATAACACCAAAGTCAAAATAGAAGGTTTTCCCGGTACTTATAGAGTTTTAGATAAAATGAACAAACGCTGGACCAAGCGTATTGATATCTACATGGGAAATAATGTAGAAGAAGCCAAAGAGTTTGGGAAACAGGAAGTGGCTATTTCCTGGAAAGTAGATTAA